A segment of the Thermus islandicus DSM 21543 genome:
GCAGCCTGGGGTAGGTCAAAGGTGCTCTCGGCCACGAGGCTATAGATCTGTAGGGAGAGCAAATTCTTGGCAAAGCCCGTAAGGGCCAAGGCAGTGCCGAAGGCCCCCATCATTCCCGCAAAGACGATGGCGCTTCCCGCCAGAATCCCGGGCATCAGGTTGGGCAGGAGCACCCGTATCCAGGCCTGGAGAGGGGTGGCCCCGGAAGCTCGGGCGGCCTCGAGGAGCTCTCTTCCCAAGCTCTCCAGTAGCGGCATGAGGGCCAGGGCGAAGAGGGGGATGTTGTAGAAGGGGAAGACCAGGAGGAGGCCCGTCCAGCTGTAAAGGTCAACGCGGGGGAGACCCAGGCTGGCCAAAAGCTGGTTCACCACCCCGTTTCGTCCCAGGAGGACGATGAAACCGAAGGCCACCACCAGCCCCGAAAGGGAGACCGGGATAGCGTAGAGGGAGAGGAGGAGGCGCTTAAGCCGGAGGGGAAGCCCTGCCGTCCAGTAGGCCACAAAGATGCCGCCCAAAGCTGCAAGCAGGGTAGAGGCCGTGGCAAAGAGAAGCGAGTTCCGCCAGGCCTCGAGGTAGGCGGGGGCGGTGAGGGCCCGAGCGTACCGGGTGAGGGTGAGGCCCTCTGGGGAGGAGAGGCTCCGCTCCCAAAGGGCCCAGAGGGGATAGGCGAAGAAGAGGCCCAGGAAGAGGAGCCCGGGTAAAAGCAACAGGCGTTCGCCGCGCATAGAAAAAGGGGCCGGCTTTAGCCGGCCCCAAGGTCCTTAGCGGATGGTCTCCGCGTAGTATTTCTGGAGAGCTTCGGACACCGCCTCCTCCTTCTTGTAGTCTACGAACTTCACCTTGGCGTAGGCGCTCTTGGGCGGGAATTTGGCGGCTACCTCCTTGGGGAGCTCCACATCAGGCCGGATGGGAGAGACAAAGGCTTTCGCGAAGAGGGATTGGCCGTACCGGGAGAAGATGAACTCCAGGAAGAGCTTGGCGGTGTTGGGATGGGGGGCGTTGCGGGCGGCGATGATGCCCCCGCCGTTGGCCAGGGAGCCATCCTGGGGGATCACCACCTCGGTGGGGAAGGGGAAGCGCTCCTTCCAGGCGAGGAGGTTGTAGTCGTAGTTGATGAAGATCCCCACCTCGCCCCTTTCAAACTTGGCGGTGGTCACCTTGGGCTCCACCGCCCCGATCACTCCAAGCTTGTGCAAGCGGGCGAAGAAGTCCACCCCGGCCTTGTAGTTGTAAGGGTCCCCCGTGAGGGCGTAGGCGGCCGCCATGATGGTGGCCACGCCCGTGCCGGTGGCCCTGGGGTCCTGGTACTGGATCAGGCCCTTGTACTCGGGGTTTTCCAGCTCTTTCCAGCTCCTTGGCACCTTTTTGACCAGCCTCGTGTTCACGATCCAACCCAGAGTGCCCTTGTATCCCGCGTACCAGGTGGACCCATCCTTGCCCTCGCCCTTTTGCCCCTCGGGGAGGGCGGTCCAGGAGGTGACCCGGTAGGGCAGGGTCAGGCCCTCCTCAGCCAGGGTCATGGCGAAGGCCGGTTTCAGGTCGGCGATGTCGTTTTTGCTGGCCTTTTCCTCCCGCATCCGGCTCAAGACCACGGCGCTTCCCATGTCAATGTCCTGCTGCCGGATGCCGAAGAGCCGCTGGAACTCAGCGAAGATGCCTCCGTAGTTGGCCCAGTCGTTGGGCATCCCGTAAGAGTTGATGACCCCACCCTCAGCCCGGGCCTTGGCGGCCAGGTCGCGAATGTAGGCGGTGTCCAGTTCAGGGGGAAGGGAGGCCCCTCCCTGGGCCAAAGCGCCAAGGTCTTTAAGGCCGAAAGTGAGGGCGAGGAGCGCCAATGCGCCCAGGCCGTACCACATGAACCCCTTAGCTTTCATGCTGCACCACCTCCTGTTGCCTCGGGGACAAGCCCCGCAGAGGCCAAGCTCCTGTAGACCTCCAGATACTCCCCGACCTCCCTGGGAGGGAGCTCCACCACCAGGGTGCAAGGGCGAAGGGCGAAGGGGCGGACTTCCTCGGGGCTGGGGGGTAGATGCAAGTCGTAGTGCCCATCGTTGGTGTGGGCGTGGACATGGATGAGCCTGGCCCCCAAGGCCTCCAAGAAGGCCTCGGGAGGGGCCCCGGCCATGCGGGCGTGGCCCAGGTCCAGGCAGAAGTAGAGATCGGGGATCTCCAGAAAGCGGGCCATCTCCTCCGGGGTCCTGGGGAGTTCTTGGGGGGCAGGGAGATTTTCCAGGACCAGGCGTAGCCCCAGATCCAAAGCGATCCGGCTGAGGTGGGCGAAGGCCTCGAGGGCGCGCTCTAGGGCCTCTGCCCGGAGCTTCTTTTCCGTCGCCCGCAACGCCTCGTGGGCCGGGGAGAGGCCCCTAGGTGGGTAGTCCGTCCAAGGGATGCTCCCGGCGTGCACGTTGAGAAGCTCCGCTCCCAGGCGGGCGGCCCACTCCAGGTCTTCCTTAAGGATCCTCAGCGAAGCTTCCCGGATGGCTGGCTCCGGCGAGGCCGGGTAGACGTCCAGGTAGCGGGCGTGGAAGGTGAGGCGAAAGCCCATGGCCTGGGCCTCTAGGGCCACCCCCGAAAGCCTTTCCGCCGAGGCCCCGGGGATCTCAATGAAGCTGTACTTTCCTGAAAGGACCCGGGCGTAGGCCAAGAACTCCTCGGGGTCCTTGGGGGGACGGAAACCCAGGATCATGCCTCCTCCCTTACGAAGGGGGCGGTTTCCGGTAGGCTGAGCCGAACCCATTCCCCCATACCGGGTGCCCCCTCGGGGGGCAGATCCACCTTGAAGAGAAGCCCCTCCGCCTCCACCTCCAGGCGCACCAGGTTGCCCAGATAGGTGGCCAGGGTTACGCGCCCCTCCAAGAACCCCTGGGGAGAGAGCCGGAGGGCCTCCGGACGCAGAAGGAGGTAGCCCTTCCCCTCACCCTCTACCCGGACGGGCCAGGGGCGGTCGCGGTAAAACGCGCCCCCGCGAGCTTCCCCAGGCACCAGGGTGCCCTGGCCTACGAACCGGGCCACGAAGGCGGTCTGAGGTCGGGTGTAGATGCCTTTGGGCGTGTCCACCTGCTCCAGCCGCCCCTCCCGCATCACCGCCACCCGATCAGAGAGGGCTAGGGCCTCTTCCTGGTCGTGCGTCACATAAAGGGCGGTGAGGCCCGTTTCTCGCTGCAGGCGCTTGAGCTCCCCTCGGAGCTCCTCCCGGATCTTGGCGTCCAGGGCAGAGAGGGGCTCGTCTAGAAGGAGCACCCGGGGCTCGCGGGCCAGGGCCCGGGCCAGGGCCACCCGTTGCTGCTGCCCGCCTGAGAGCTCCTTAGGGTAGC
Coding sequences within it:
- a CDS encoding extracellular solute-binding protein produces the protein MKAKGFMWYGLGALALLALTFGLKDLGALAQGGASLPPELDTAYIRDLAAKARAEGGVINSYGMPNDWANYGGIFAEFQRLFGIRQQDIDMGSAVVLSRMREEKASKNDIADLKPAFAMTLAEEGLTLPYRVTSWTALPEGQKGEGKDGSTWYAGYKGTLGWIVNTRLVKKVPRSWKELENPEYKGLIQYQDPRATGTGVATIMAAAYALTGDPYNYKAGVDFFARLHKLGVIGAVEPKVTTAKFERGEVGIFINYDYNLLAWKERFPFPTEVVIPQDGSLANGGGIIAARNAPHPNTAKLFLEFIFSRYGQSLFAKAFVSPIRPDVELPKEVAAKFPPKSAYAKVKFVDYKKEEAVSEALQKYYAETIR
- a CDS encoding ABC transporter ATP-binding protein is translated as MVELRAVTKRYGRTLAVHGVSLEVREGEFFSLLGPSGCGKTTTLRLVAGFERPDAGEVHIAGERVDTLPPEQRPIGMVFQSYALFPNMTVFGNVAFPMRLKKLPEDRVRKRVQELLAMVHLEGLEGRYPKELSGGQQQRVALARALAREPRVLLLDEPLSALDAKIREELRGELKRLQRETGLTALYVTHDQEEALALSDRVAVMREGRLEQVDTPKGIYTRPQTAFVARFVGQGTLVPGEARGGAFYRDRPWPVRVEGEGKGYLLLRPEALRLSPQGFLEGRVTLATYLGNLVRLEVEAEGLLFKVDLPPEGAPGMGEWVRLSLPETAPFVREEA
- a CDS encoding ABC transporter permease; translated protein: MRGERLLLLPGLLFLGLFFAYPLWALWERSLSSPEGLTLTRYARALTAPAYLEAWRNSLLFATASTLLAALGGIFVAYWTAGLPLRLKRLLLSLYAIPVSLSGLVVAFGFIVLLGRNGVVNQLLASLGLPRVDLYSWTGLLLVFPFYNIPLFALALMPLLESLGRELLEAARASGATPLQAWIRVLLPNLMPGILAGSAIVFAGMMGAFGTALALTGFAKNLLSLQIYSLVAESTFDLPQAAALAVVLMATTGLGLYLLALWERRWRR
- a CDS encoding sugar phosphate isomerase/epimerase family protein, producing MILGFRPPKDPEEFLAYARVLSGKYSFIEIPGASAERLSGVALEAQAMGFRLTFHARYLDVYPASPEPAIREASLRILKEDLEWAARLGAELLNVHAGSIPWTDYPPRGLSPAHEALRATEKKLRAEALERALEAFAHLSRIALDLGLRLVLENLPAPQELPRTPEEMARFLEIPDLYFCLDLGHARMAGAPPEAFLEALGARLIHVHAHTNDGHYDLHLPPSPEEVRPFALRPCTLVVELPPREVGEYLEVYRSLASAGLVPEATGGGAA